The genomic segment TCGGCGGCATTGCCGCTTCCAGGGCACAGGGACTGAAAATGAAGACTATAGCCTATGACCCGCATATGCCCAAAGAAACGGCTGAAAAAATTGGAGTTGAACTGGTCGGTCTTGAAGAATTGGCCAAACGTTCCGATTATATCACCGTCCATGTACCTATGACCAAAGAAACCAAGGCGCTGATATCTACTGAATTTTTCAAAAACATGAAGAATGACGCCATGTTTATAGACTGTGCCCGTGGCGGAGTCTGTGACGAAGAGGCGCTCTACCATGCTTTGCGTGACGGTGAAATCGGCGGGGCCGCTCTCGATGTTTTCGCCGTCGAGCCGACTACCAGGGATAACTGTCCGTTGCTGGAGCTTGATAATTTTATATGTACGCCGCACCTCGGTGCCTCGACCAGTGAAGCACAGGAAAATGTAGCCGTTTTGATCGCCCAGCAGATCGCCGACTATCTCCTTAAAGGTGTGGTTACCAATGCGGTCAATGTCCCCTCCGTCAGTGACGATGTGCTCACCCAGGTAGGGCCTTATATAGCTCTTGGAGAGATGCTTGGCAGTTTTCATATGCAGATGACAAAAGGCGGCATCGAAGAAATCACCGTGGAGTACAGCGGCGAGCTGGCCGAACTTAACACCAGCCCCATAACCATTGCTTTTCTCAAGGGTTTATTCACTCCTATCCTCAAGGATGCGGTCAATTATGTCAATGCTCCGATTATCGCCAAGGACAGGGGCATTAAAGTGGTCGAGGCCAAATCGGAGCATTCCGATGATTTTATCAATGTGATGACTTCCAGAGTGCGCACCAGTGATGGTGAAAATGTTTTAGTGGGTACTGTTTTTGGGAAGAATGAGCCACGATTGGTGCGTCTCAATACTTTTCGCCTTGAAGCTCTGCCTGCCGGTCCCATGCTGCTGGTCTACAATAACGATGTGCCCGGAGTAATCGGAGCATTGGGGACTGCTCTCGGCATGGGAGGCGTCAATATCTCGAGGATGACGGTGGGAAGGGAGGAGACCAGTCGACAGAACATTATTGTACTCGCCACTGATTCGCTTGTATCCAAAGAACTTCTCGCAAAAGTCTGCAGTCTTGATAATATAACCGATGCGGTGGTATTGGAGCTGGCCGAATATACTTCATGATTTCTTGACAATAAGTATGGAGCACTTATTTTTCACTGTGACCGGCTGTTGACAGAGGTACTCAAGTGAATGTCAATATCATTGCGGGTAAGTATATGAAATGACATTCGAACAGGGCTGGAAGGCAGTGTTTGCCATACCAGCCCTATAGAGAAAAGAGGTATGGTATGATGGTAGACCAGAAAAAAGAAGATTGTGCATGTCAAGAAGGGAAAGTTCCGGATAAAGAAGGTAGATGCGTGATGCCCGAGGTGACCTTTTCGGCTTTTGTGATGTCGCTCAATACCTCAGTGCTGTTTCATTTGGGATTGCTTGAGGACCCGGCTACCGGGAAAAAGACCGTTGATCTTGATTTGGCTCGGCACGGTATCGATACCCTTACCTTGATACAGCAGAAAACCAAAGGGAATTTGGCCAGGGACGAGGAGGAGATGCTCAAGGATATCCTTTACGACCTGAAGATACGCTTTGTGCAACTGGCAAAAAATTAAAGCATCCCGAAGATATCGACAGCGCAGAAACATGGTGGCTTCTTTCTGATCAGGACAACCAGTGAACAGCAATATTCAGGACAACCTCGAACTGCATCTTCAGGCGCCTGCCAAAATTAATCTGATCCTCCGGGTCATCTCCAGAAGAAGCGACGGATACCATGAACTGGAAACGTGGATGCAGAAGGTTGGACTGTATGACACGATGGATGTATCCATAAACGGTTCCCCGGGGGTGGTGGTCACCTGTTCTCATCCTGAAATTCCGGACGACGAAACCAACCTGGCCTGGCGTGCTGCGGATCTTTTTTTTAAAACCAGTCGCAATGCCCGGGGCAGGGGAGCGACTATTCATCTGGAAAAACACATACCCGTTGCCGCGGGACTGGGCGGCGGCAGCAGTGATGCCGGTACTTTGCTGCGTGGCCTGAACACCTTTTTTGGAAACGAATTTGACGACACCGCCATGATTGCTCTGGCGGCCTCTCTCGGTGCGGATGTCCCTTTTTTTGTGATAGAGGCCCAAAGTGTCCTGGCCACTGGTGTCGGAGAAAAAATGCTGCCTGTACCTGCGCCTGAGGACTGCACCTATATACTGGTGAACCCCGGGTTCAGTGTTTCAACAGCGACGATTTTTGAAAAATATGCATTGACAAGGGCAGTTAAAAATTCTACATTGACGGGTTCTCAAAAGCTGAGCCAGGAAAACCTGCATGTCTCAGCACTTGAGAACGATCTGGAAGCGGTTGCCGTCACCTTATATCCGGTCATCGCCGACATCAAGGAAGAGCTGAAAAGAGCGGGTGCTTACCACGTGTTGATGTCCGGCAGCGGGCCGACGGTTTTCGGGATATTTCCGGAAAAGTCGAAACTCCCGGAGAAGACGATTGGAGATATCGTGCATCGACTGCGACAAAAATTCGGAGATAAAGTTTATAGAGCGGGATAAGAGTTGGGGTGTAGCCAAGTGGCCAAGGCACCGGGTTTTGATCCCGGCATTCGTAGGTTCGAGTCCTACCACCCCAGCCATTGCTTTACCAAATTTCCGACAACTGATTGAGAAACATGCCTAATATTATCAAGATATTCTCTGGAAACGCCAATCAGAAAATGGCTGTCGAGATTGCCGCGCATCTGGATCTTCCACTATCCCAGGCGGACGTGAAGAAATTCAGCGACGGTGAGATCTTTGTCGAAGTGAAGGAAAATGTACGCGGAGCTGATGTCTTTGTAGTGCAGCCGACCTGTACCCCGGTGAATGATAACCTGATGGAGCTGGTTATTATGGTTGACGCTCTGCGACGAGCCTCCGCGCGCCGCATTACTGCGGTAATGCCTTATTACGGCTATGCGAGACAAGACAGAAAAGTTGCCCCAAGGGTGCCTATTTCAGCCAAAGTCGTTGCTGAAATGCTCATGGCTGTAGGCGTGCGCAGAGTACTCTGCATGGACTTGCATGCCGGACAAATACAGGGGTTTTTCAATATTCCTGTTGATCATCTCTACGCCGCACCGATCTTGCTCGGGCATATTTCCAAAGAATTCAAGGACCCGGTAATGGTTTCCCCGGATGCTGGTGGTGTTGAAAGGACAAGAGCCTTTGCCAAGAGACTTAACTGCGGGCTCGCCATCATTGACAAAAGGCGTGAGAGACCAAATGAATGTGAGGCGATGCACGTTATCGGCAATGTCAAAGGGAAAACGGCCATTCTGCTCGATGATATGGTAGATACCGCCGGTACTTTGTGCAGTGGAGCGGAAACTCTTCTGGCCGAAGGCGCCAAGGAAGTTCATGCCTGCTGTTCTCATCCGGTATTGTCCGGCCCGGCTGTTGAAAGAATCACCAATTCGGTGATAAAAACTCTCGTAGTCACCAACTCCATACCATTGCGAGATGAAGCGCGAGAGTGTAAGAAAATCAAAGTGCTTCCGGTATCAAATCTGCTCGCGGATGCTATTAATAGAATACATAATGAAGATTCAGTCAGTTCACTTTTCGTGTAGCTGGGCGATATATCGATTACACAACCAAGTAAAACGCCATGTTGCTCGCTAGACCGGGCAAACCATTGAGCGAAGGAGAAAGATAATGTTAAAGGTAGAAATGACCGCCTCCGTCCGCAAGGAAACAGGAAAAGGAGCAATGCGGCAGATGCGCATGAAGGGGATGACCCCTGCTGTTGTTTATGGGGCCGGTGCCGAGGCTCTTCTTCTCAAGCTTGAGACACGGCCGTTTTTCAACAAGCTGCTCAGTATTTACCGGAAAAATGCTATTATTTCCCTGAATCTGGACGATGGTTCCACCAAGCATGTTCTTGTTCAGGATATTCAGACGGATCCTATTAAAGATACTCTGCTACACGCCGATTTCATCGAAATCGATGTGAGTAAGCCACGGGTGTTCGAGGTTGCCATCAGATACACCGGAGTTGCCAAAGGTACAGATCTCGGTGGTATCCTCAATGTTATCAATGACACCTTGGCGATTGAAGCGGCTCCCCTGGATGTACCCGATGAATTTGTAGTGAATATCGCGGATCTGAATATAGGCGATTCCATCAAAGTTGATACCATAGACATTCCCGAAAACTGCACTCTTGTGACTGATCCTGAATCCGTTTGTGTCAGCGTCGTCTCTCTCCAGAAAGGCACAGCGGAGGGCGAGGAAGAGGCTGAAGAGGGTGAGGGTGAGGGTGAGGCTGTAGCTGCTGCGGAAGAAAGCACTGAAGAGTAATCCGTTCTACGGCTGTCTTGCATAGCCTCGGATATCATAGATCCAAGAGAGTAAGTAAGATCCGGTGGGAGCACATTCCCACCGGATTATCTTTTTGTGATATGGGCACTTTCCCTCTCCCGAGCCGGTAGAGCAGGATAGGAGTCTTGGAGGTGTGGTACCTTTAGAATTGATTGATCATTCGTTTTAGTTTTATACACGTTTTTGGAGTGAACCGCTGAAATGCCACCTGATAGCTTTCTTCTTGTCGGTCTTGGAAATCCTGGTGCACAATACTCCGGAACTCGTCACAATATCGGTTTTGATGTCATTGATGCAGTAGCCGGGAAGGATGGCTCTGCTGTTTTCAGTGGGAAATGGAATGCCCTTGCGGCGAAAGTTTCATTATGGGGTGTCACTTTGCATCTGGTTAAACCCCAGACCTATATGAATCTCAGTGGAAAAGCCGTAGTTCGATTTGTCGATTTTTTCAAAATTCCTCTTTCTTCAATGATCGTTATCCATGACGATCTCGATATGAAAACCGGCCGCCTGAAACTCGTGCGTGGAGGAGGAGCCGGAGGTCATAATGGCATCCGTTCCATAGTCGACAGTATCGGCAGCCCTGATTTTTATCGCCTCAAAATCGGCATCGGTCGTCCCGGAAGTGGGTCGACACCTCCTCAGATGCCGGTCGAAAGATATGTTCTCACCTCATTTCACCAAGAAGAGTCCCAGCTTATAGCAGAAAGAATGAGTGAAGTTGTTGTCGGTCTGCAAAAATTTATAGAAGGGGATGCCAACCAGGCCATGAATTTCCTCAACAGCTTCAAGTAGTATCCTTCCTGATACACTTTCCACCTCAAAACGGCAGCCGCGAGTGACTATCCGAGACTTGCACATTCTGTCTGAAACTTGAGTGAAATTCAAAATATGCGCGGTTTCGAACAGAGGAAAATCGGGCTGTCTCTCAAGGATTCCGGGCAACAAAATTTTCCCCGATTCTGATACTTAGACGAATAATCCCTCTGATTTTTTCTAAAATCAAGGGCTTTTTTCGAACGAATATGTTATACTCTCTATGTTGTCCAAAAAAGTAAAAACTAATTTATTAACCGAAGAACCCAGGCCTGTAATAGTTGGCGCCTGCCCAGGAAGGTTCACTTATGACTCTTCCGGTCATCGAGAGGTATACTATGTTTGAATACCTTTTGTGGTATGGTTCGCAGGTTATGAAGATGAGGAGATTGTAGTGTTTGCTAAAGGTGATATGGCTGTTTATCCAGCCCATGGTGTTGGCGTAATTAAGGCTATTGAAACTCAGAATGTCGGAGGCGTTGATCATAAGTTTTACGTGTTGCAGATCCTCGATAACAATATGACGATTATGATCCCGACGGTGAGCAGTGAAAATGTCGGCCTGCGAGCTATTGTCTCAAAAAATGAAGTTGATACGGTTCTCGATATATTAAAGGATCGTGGTATTGAAATCGGTTCGCAGACCTGGAATCGTCGGTATCGCGATTATATGGAAAAGATCAAAACCGGCTCGATACACGAGGTTGCCGCTGTACTCCGTGATCTCTTCCTTCTCAGTGTTGACAAAGATTTGTCGTATGGTGAGAGAAAAATGCTAGATACAGCCAAGGGGCTGCTTGTTAAAGAGCTATCATTGGCCAAGAAGGTCGATGAGCTTAATATCAGTAATGAAATCGAAACAATTTTCGCATAATTCTTCCTGTGCTGTTTAGCGGCAATATTTTCCCACAGTAATGTAATGCATGTTTGATGGAAAAAGAAACAGCCCACTCTCCCGATCGGCCCGGCACCGGATTTGCAGTACACTATACTCTAAGCCCCGATAATGCCGGGCTGCGGCTTGACCATTTTCTCGTTCTTCAACTCCCGGCTCTTTCCCGAACACAAGTGACAGAGGCTGTCAAGAAAGGAGATATCCAGCTCAACGACAAACCTGCCAAAGCCAGCCGCAAGTTACAGTCCGGAGACATAGTCAGCGGCTGCATTAAAGAATCGGAAGAATTCTCGGTAATACCTCAAAAAATAGAATTTGATATTCTTTTCGAGGATGAGCATATTCTTCTTATCTCAAAGCCGCCGCAGCTGGTTGTGCATCCCGCCAACGGTAATCCGGACAATACTTTGGTCAATGGATTGCTGTATCACTGCAGGGCTCTTGCCGAGGTTGGAGATCCTGTGCGGCCCGGCATCGTCCACCGGCTGGATAAAGATACATCCGGTGTAATGGTGGCAGCCAAGAACAATGAAGTACACCGGAAGCTTGTCGATATTTTCAAATCACGTCTGATCACTAAAAAATATCAGGCCATAGTCGTAGGAGTACCCCGCGATGAAAAAGGCCGAATTGTTGCACCAATCGGTAGACATGTGGTTAACCGGAAGAAAATGGCCATTCGGGAACGCAACGGCAAATTTGCGGCAACCAACTGGTGGTTGAAGCAGAATTTCGGGGGCAGATACTCCCTTCTGGAACTGGTTATCGAGACAGGCCGCACTCATCAGATTCGTGTACATTTGGCATCAATAGGTCACCCGGTGGCCGGTGATACTCTTTACGGACATGGACGGCATGATCCTCGGTTTCCCAGACAGATGCTTCATTCCTCAGAATTGCGTTTTGATCATCCTGTAACTGGTCGTAAGATTGTTGGAACGGCACCGCTCTGGCCCGATATGGTGAATGTAATCGATTTACTTGAACATGGAGATATGCGGTGATAATCGCTGTTACCGGCTCTATTGGATCAGGGAAAAGCAAGGTTGCCCGCAGACTTGCCATGCTCATGCAGGCTGAACATTGCGACGTCGATCACAGCTGCAGGGAGATGATGGATAAAGGAGGAGAGGGATGGCAGCGGGTAATCGCTACCTGGGGGCTGCGCTTTCAGGCTGATGACGGTTCACTCGACCGGGTGAAACTGAGGGAAGCTATCTTTAATGAGCCTTCAATTAGACTGGAATTGGAGAATATCCTGCACCCGCTGGTGCATGAGCATCTTCATGATCTGATAGGCAGGTGTAAAAAAAACGGCAAAGCCCTTGTTGCCGAAATACCGCTTCTGTTTGAAACAGGCTGGCAGGATGAATTTGACGCTGTTGTGACGGTGTCGGCCACCAGGAGTCAATGTGTCGACAGAGTCGTGACGAGGGATAAGGTTTCCAGGGATCAGGCAATCAAGGCTCTGGATGCGCAAATGGATATGGATGAAAAGATCGGGCGCTCCGATTATGTCATTGATAACTCCGGTTCCGAGGAAAAAACCCATCTTCAAGTTGAAGCACTCTCCTTGGATTTGCTGAGAAAATAAAACGGTTCAGAGTAAGCGCAGACTCCGGGCACCCATTTTGCACACGAGCAGCCAATAATATCCAGGCATCCTCAAGTCTTCCGGGCTGCTTGTACACATCTGGAGCCCTGATGAGTTGTTATTTATAATGATTGGAAAGCGGATATTTTTCCTGCAAAAACACTTGACAGCTGAGAAGGGAAACCGTATAAGAGAAGCATCAACCGGAAAGAGTATCCTGCCCTTGATGGATCAAAAACACTCTTAGCAACAAAAAGCTAACCCACAAGCGGGAAAGTACCTTCACGAAATCCTATTTTAAAACTAAGAAATTCTTTGCCAAGGTACCAATTAGAAAATCCTGCCCATATACCGGGTTAAAGAAAAGACCTGTTTCATAATATAATTCATTCTTCACCAATCTATACAATAATCCAACCAAATCATTGATTAAACCGGGAAAGCTTGCCTGGTGGGCCCCGTGCCGGAGAATTTGGCAAACTTTGTCATGATTACCTGTGAAGGATAAACTTATTACCACTGTTAAAATACCGCTGTGTTTTGAAAGGAGAAAGCAATAAATGAATTTGGCGGAACTAAAAGTCAAAAAAATCGGTGACTTGGTAAAACTTGCACGTAGTTTTAAGATCGAGGGCTATAGTTCCATGCGCAAGCAGGAACTTATCTTTGCACTCCTGCAGGCGCAGTCAGACAAAGAAGGTCAGATGCGCGGCAATGGAGTTCTGGAGATTCTTCCAGACGGTTTCGGCTTTTTACGAGCTCCCGACTACAATTATCTTCCCGGTCCCGATGATATATATGTTTCACCTTCACAGATACGGCGGCTTAATCTGCGCACCGGTGACGTCATTGAAGGACTGGTACGCGCTCCCAAAGAAGGAGAGCGCTATTTCGCACTGCTCAAAGTGGAAAGCGTCAACTACGATCCACCGGATGCAGTTAAGCAGAAAACCATTTATACCAACCTGACCCCGCTGCACCCTAACGAAAAGTTCAATTTAGAGTGGCAGCCCGACAACTACTCCATGCGCCTAATGGATATGTTTTCACCGATCGGAAAGGGTCAGCGAGGACTGCT from the Desulfopila inferna genome contains:
- the serA gene encoding phosphoglycerate dehydrogenase, whose protein sequence is MKVLISDNLSPVGAEILREAGLEVDVNTGLAPEELKKIIGQYDGLVIRSATKVTLDILESATNLKVVGRAGIGLDNVDIPAASQKGIVIMNAPNGNAITTAEHAISMMMALSRNIPQATASMKEGKWEKKRFMGREVTGKTLGIVGIGRIGGIAASRAQGLKMKTIAYDPHMPKETAEKIGVELVGLEELAKRSDYITVHVPMTKETKALISTEFFKNMKNDAMFIDCARGGVCDEEALYHALRDGEIGGAALDVFAVEPTTRDNCPLLELDNFICTPHLGASTSEAQENVAVLIAQQIADYLLKGVVTNAVNVPSVSDDVLTQVGPYIALGEMLGSFHMQMTKGGIEEITVEYSGELAELNTSPITIAFLKGLFTPILKDAVNYVNAPIIAKDRGIKVVEAKSEHSDDFINVMTSRVRTSDGENVLVGTVFGKNEPRLVRLNTFRLEALPAGPMLLVYNNDVPGVIGALGTALGMGGVNISRMTVGREETSRQNIIVLATDSLVSKELLAKVCSLDNITDAVVLELAEYTS
- a CDS encoding DUF1844 domain-containing protein translates to MMVDQKKEDCACQEGKVPDKEGRCVMPEVTFSAFVMSLNTSVLFHLGLLEDPATGKKTVDLDLARHGIDTLTLIQQKTKGNLARDEEEMLKDILYDLKIRFVQLAKN
- the ispE gene encoding 4-(cytidine 5'-diphospho)-2-C-methyl-D-erythritol kinase; amino-acid sequence: MNSNIQDNLELHLQAPAKINLILRVISRRSDGYHELETWMQKVGLYDTMDVSINGSPGVVVTCSHPEIPDDETNLAWRAADLFFKTSRNARGRGATIHLEKHIPVAAGLGGGSSDAGTLLRGLNTFFGNEFDDTAMIALAASLGADVPFFVIEAQSVLATGVGEKMLPVPAPEDCTYILVNPGFSVSTATIFEKYALTRAVKNSTLTGSQKLSQENLHVSALENDLEAVAVTLYPVIADIKEELKRAGAYHVLMSGSGPTVFGIFPEKSKLPEKTIGDIVHRLRQKFGDKVYRAG
- a CDS encoding ribose-phosphate pyrophosphokinase — protein: MPNIIKIFSGNANQKMAVEIAAHLDLPLSQADVKKFSDGEIFVEVKENVRGADVFVVQPTCTPVNDNLMELVIMVDALRRASARRITAVMPYYGYARQDRKVAPRVPISAKVVAEMLMAVGVRRVLCMDLHAGQIQGFFNIPVDHLYAAPILLGHISKEFKDPVMVSPDAGGVERTRAFAKRLNCGLAIIDKRRERPNECEAMHVIGNVKGKTAILLDDMVDTAGTLCSGAETLLAEGAKEVHACCSHPVLSGPAVERITNSVIKTLVVTNSIPLRDEARECKKIKVLPVSNLLADAINRIHNEDSVSSLFV
- a CDS encoding 50S ribosomal protein L25 — encoded protein: MLKVEMTASVRKETGKGAMRQMRMKGMTPAVVYGAGAEALLLKLETRPFFNKLLSIYRKNAIISLNLDDGSTKHVLVQDIQTDPIKDTLLHADFIEIDVSKPRVFEVAIRYTGVAKGTDLGGILNVINDTLAIEAAPLDVPDEFVVNIADLNIGDSIKVDTIDIPENCTLVTDPESVCVSVVSLQKGTAEGEEEAEEGEGEGEAVAAAEESTEE
- the pth gene encoding aminoacyl-tRNA hydrolase — encoded protein: MPPDSFLLVGLGNPGAQYSGTRHNIGFDVIDAVAGKDGSAVFSGKWNALAAKVSLWGVTLHLVKPQTYMNLSGKAVVRFVDFFKIPLSSMIVIHDDLDMKTGRLKLVRGGGAGGHNGIRSIVDSIGSPDFYRLKIGIGRPGSGSTPPQMPVERYVLTSFHQEESQLIAERMSEVVVGLQKFIEGDANQAMNFLNSFK
- a CDS encoding CarD family transcriptional regulator, with the translated sequence MFAKGDMAVYPAHGVGVIKAIETQNVGGVDHKFYVLQILDNNMTIMIPTVSSENVGLRAIVSKNEVDTVLDILKDRGIEIGSQTWNRRYRDYMEKIKTGSIHEVAAVLRDLFLLSVDKDLSYGERKMLDTAKGLLVKELSLAKKVDELNISNEIETIFA
- a CDS encoding RluA family pseudouridine synthase; its protein translation is MEKETAHSPDRPGTGFAVHYTLSPDNAGLRLDHFLVLQLPALSRTQVTEAVKKGDIQLNDKPAKASRKLQSGDIVSGCIKESEEFSVIPQKIEFDILFEDEHILLISKPPQLVVHPANGNPDNTLVNGLLYHCRALAEVGDPVRPGIVHRLDKDTSGVMVAAKNNEVHRKLVDIFKSRLITKKYQAIVVGVPRDEKGRIVAPIGRHVVNRKKMAIRERNGKFAATNWWLKQNFGGRYSLLELVIETGRTHQIRVHLASIGHPVAGDTLYGHGRHDPRFPRQMLHSSELRFDHPVTGRKIVGTAPLWPDMVNVIDLLEHGDMR
- the coaE gene encoding dephospho-CoA kinase (Dephospho-CoA kinase (CoaE) performs the final step in coenzyme A biosynthesis.) → MIIAVTGSIGSGKSKVARRLAMLMQAEHCDVDHSCREMMDKGGEGWQRVIATWGLRFQADDGSLDRVKLREAIFNEPSIRLELENILHPLVHEHLHDLIGRCKKNGKALVAEIPLLFETGWQDEFDAVVTVSATRSQCVDRVVTRDKVSRDQAIKALDAQMDMDEKIGRSDYVIDNSGSEEKTHLQVEALSLDLLRK